A stretch of DNA from Acanthochromis polyacanthus isolate Apoly-LR-REF ecotype Palm Island chromosome 21, KAUST_Apoly_ChrSc, whole genome shotgun sequence:
CTCTTTTGGCTTGAGAGACTTCCTCCTTCCTCGGGTTCTTTACACATTTATTCCTTACTTTTTTATGGAATTCACTCCTCTTTTTGACTTTTATCACACTTTTCCACCTCTGCCCATGTTCCTGTCTTCCCTTCCTCCCCTTATGGTTTCTATCTCCTCTTCCTTGCATTTTCCATGTTCACATTTCACCCTTAATTAATGGCTTTTTTGTCATTCCATGTGTCATTTGTTACCATCTTTGCATCTTTCACTCTTTATGTGGCTGGTCCATCAGATCAAGATGCCCAGGAGGAAGGTGAGAAATAGTAGAAGTGTGATTCCCTAATGTGGTAAAACTCATTATTTTGTCCTCCAGCTGAGCCCCACAGTCCCCAAATTAATTATCTAACATATTAAAATTAGATCCCTGTCTCCAGTCTGGACTCCAGTCTTTTTAGAAGCTAtcctgaaaatttcacacatagaaaaacattaaaagttgTACTTCATGGACTTCATTGTaggaaaatgcttcaaaacgccCTTTGTATTTGGTCAAAATCATGTAGAAGTTTAGTTTAACCCAGGATTAGTAAGGAAGGTGCTGCTCCTTTGCTTTGTCATAActcataaaaatatgtgttgcttttatgctgcatttcttttctcAGTCCAAAGCTTGCTGTGCTTTCAGTCGTGTTAATCATTTTATTAAACATCTTACAAAACCTCCCACTCCTTTCACACACTTGTGGGAAACATTTCCATTCAACAATATGATCATTATTTGCTCATCTTTGGTCTCTTTTTTCTACAGAGGAGGAGCGGCCCAAGCCCAAGTATGTTCCATCATCCCCgtctttatctttttatttgtgttttgtagaCATACTAGTTGTTTTTATTACAGGTCTGCATAAGTCTTGCAGTTGatcttttgcattttgttttactCACATTCTGTGCTTCTTCCTTTCCTCCAGGCCCATGGTTCCCCAGCTTGCTCCTCCAAAGATTCCTGAGGGAGAGAGGGTGGACTTTGATGTAAGTTTTAGCAAGATGATTGAATCACAACAGTTTGAATTTCTTCCATTTGAGACTTTGCAGCTGCATCATAGATCTTCTTCCAACTGCAGCTGCTTGAGTttgagaaaaagcaaaaaggtCATCTGAAAGTGAACAAACTATTCAAGCCTGATCCACTTTCATTGTGATTGATTGAGCCATCACACAGCTCATTTATCCAGCAGTTCGCTTCTTAATCCATGACCAGTCTGAGTTCAGATCCAAGCAGTCTGCCTCGGATTTTACAAATGAGAGCTGTGTTTAAATCTGTGGACACCTTCTACATATATCCTGATTATTGATCTTCAGGTGGTGATCTGATTTCACTCATACCCAACCCAGTGTACATTGATTTTATAGCTTCCTGGTCTATGATTAAACACGGTGTTCCACAGGGATCAGTACTTAGACCACTTTTATTCTGTGTCTGTCACTTAATCTAAAAATGCAACCAAGATAATCATTGCTGTGCTGACGACACACAAATCTATAGATCCCTAGCAGCCTCTTTCACCTTGTAACTAAAAGACTAAATGGTGTCTTAGGATTTGTTCCAATTTCCTACATTTGAATATTTAGAAGACAATTTGTTGAAAAAAGGGTGAGCGTGTGCTATTAAAAAGCAATGCCTTCATCTGCAAAAAGAACCCTGAGAAAATGACAATACTTCTCAACTGACTGGTTAACTCAGTGAAGACTTTCATGATGACTTTGTAGTCTCAGTCATGAAGTTTCTTTCAATGTGGTTTGACATTGattttataaattattattaagaTTGATGGTAAACCAGGGTATTTTGAGGGTGTGGCTACTTCGTGATTGACAGGAAATTACAGCAACATCTAAAATGCAGAAGTCAAGACTACAAAATGGTAATTGTCCTGCCAGTGGATAGTGTAATGGCGGCTACTTCCACCTTTTATAAACAGTCTATAGGAGAAAAtggtatttaaaaaagtaaaagtgctcTGTTCTATGGCAGTCTTCTTGTTTAGGTTCAGATGCTAACTGTGCTTCCATGTGTAGCATAGTCTATTTGTTAAAGGTGATTTAAAGGTCCCTTTATTGTGGCGAATTTGGTCTAAAATCCAATGAGCAGCTGCTGTTCTTACTTCCTTCAGGAAGAACACATTATCTGTGTGTGAGCTGAATGGCAATTGGTTTTTAAGTGTTGCGTAGCAGCTGGATCAAAGTCATACTGGTTTGTAGGCTTGGAAGCAAACCACTTCATATcttaacagatttttatttttacacctCCAACTTTATAACAaccataaaacacaaagaaaacagattttcctTTCTTGATACTGTGAACCATGACACTCTTGAGAACCTTCTCGGTCTCAAGGTGCAAACTTTTGTCGGCTTCTGCTGTTctctaaatgacagaaacactCCCTTGATCCACCAGGACATCCACAGGAAGCGTATGGAGAAGGACTTAACGGAGCTGCATACTCTGATTGACGTGCACTTCGAGCAGAGGAAGAGGGATGAGGAAGAACTCATTGGTCTCAAAGAACGAATCGTAAGCTTGCTTTGATATCGACGGGCCGCTAAACTTCCTACATGTGTGCTGTGATGAATAGTAAATTCTTCGCTCGCTTTGCTTTCCATCAGGAGCGCCGTCGGTCAGAGAGAGCTGAGATCCAGAGGGTTCGAGCAGAGAAGGAGAAGGACAGACAGAACAGGATTGCGgtaataaacacacactcatacaaatGTGCATATTTATCAGAGTGAAGGAGTTTCTATCCATCAGACAACTAAAGTTCAAACAGATTGACTAGGCATCCTGAAAACTGCTCAAGCCCTCTGATGCTTACAAAAATAGAGTCCAGATGCATAAAAAACCTAATTCAACCTGTAAACATGCTGTTGTTGGCCTCTCCATCCTCGTCCATCTGGCAGGAGGAGCGTCAtagaaaagaagaggaagaagcaaAGAGGAAGGCTGATGATGAcgccaagaagaagaaagtgcTGTCCGGCATGGGAGCAAACTTTGGAGGCTTCCTGGCTAAggtcagacagctgctgttaGTGTCAGCTGTGATTATGACGATGATAAAGCAGCGTATTGACAATGTGTGGTCTCTCCCAGGCTGAGTCGAGGAAGGGCAAACGCCTGACAGGCAGAGAGAtcaagagaaagactctgactGACAGACGACAGCCACTAGGCATCGACAATATGAGGGAGGATGGACTCAAGTGAGTTTCTTCTGGTTGTGATCCACACAACTTACCAATGATTTTATACCATTAGAGCGTCTTTAAACGAGGTACTCATCACCTGAAATGATATTCTGCAGCAGTTGTTCTCTCACTGTAACATAAACCAACATTCAATAATGGTACATTATGTTGTGGATTCACAGATTGGAGAAAAAAGCACACCCAACCACTTCCTGTCAAATTGGTCTTTGATGGCATCTTTTATGTATGGATTGGtgtcaaattaaaggaaaaactacaATGCTTGAGCCCTACAGTA
This window harbors:
- the tnnt1 gene encoding troponin T, slow skeletal muscle isoform X1, which translates into the protein MSDVEEEYEEQAEEVEVEEEPEPEPEPEETEQAEEDGGEQQEYQDQDAQEEEEERPKPKPMVPQLAPPKIPEGERVDFDDIHRKRMEKDLTELHTLIDVHFEQRKRDEEELIGLKERIERRRSERAEIQRVRAEKEKDRQNRIAEERHRKEEEEAKRKADDDAKKKKVLSGMGANFGGFLAKAESRKGKRLTGREIKRKTLTDRRQPLGIDNMREDGLKQRAQEMWNWIYQLESEKFDFMEHMKHQKYEIIVLLNRIQHAQKFKKGHGKGKVGGRWK
- the tnnt1 gene encoding troponin T, slow skeletal muscle isoform X2; translated protein: MSDVEEEYEEQAEEVEVEEEPEPEPEPEETEQAEEDGGEQQEYQEEERPKPKPMVPQLAPPKIPEGERVDFDDIHRKRMEKDLTELHTLIDVHFEQRKRDEEELIGLKERIERRRSERAEIQRVRAEKEKDRQNRIAEERHRKEEEEAKRKADDDAKKKKVLSGMGANFGGFLAKAESRKGKRLTGREIKRKTLTDRRQPLGIDNMREDGLKQRAQEMWNWIYQLESEKFDFMEHMKHQKYEIIVLLNRIQHAQKFKKGHGKGKVGGRWK
- the tnnt1 gene encoding troponin T, slow skeletal muscle isoform X3, whose translation is MSDVEEEYEEQAEEVEVEEEPEPEPEPEETEQAEEDGGEEERPKPKPMVPQLAPPKIPEGERVDFDDIHRKRMEKDLTELHTLIDVHFEQRKRDEEELIGLKERIERRRSERAEIQRVRAEKEKDRQNRIAEERHRKEEEEAKRKADDDAKKKKVLSGMGANFGGFLAKAESRKGKRLTGREIKRKTLTDRRQPLGIDNMREDGLKQRAQEMWNWIYQLESEKFDFMEHMKHQKYEIIVLLNRIQHAQKFKKGHGKGKVGGRWK